Proteins co-encoded in one Rhopalosiphum maidis isolate BTI-1 chromosome 2, ASM367621v3, whole genome shotgun sequence genomic window:
- the LOC113553558 gene encoding palmitoyltransferase ZDHHC3-like isoform X1 has translation MMKLVNDPCGIFCILFTYTSIIYADYVVIQWVVLHTMQDSLWAPFHIVLFNTFLLLLTVSHLRAMFSDPGTVPLSHTNVSFSDLRQVNEPLVKREDWTMCTRCEAYRPPRAHHCRICKRCIRRMDHHCPWINNCVGEKNQKYFVQFLFFVCIISAYTIMLVIMSWVRECRQCKLYDMDTRQTQVLHSVILIMESALFGMFVIAILYDQMDAIYSDQTTIEQTVYKRPNPLHRYIFSVICRWPKISRSTSKINIRSV, from the exons ATGATGAAATTAGTTAATGATCCTTGTggtatattttgcatattattcaCCTATACTTCAATCATATACGCTGACTATGTAGTAATACAATGGGTTGTTTTGCACACTATGCAAGacag CTTATGGGCTCCATTTCACATAGTGCTTTTCAATACATTTCTTTTGCTATTGACAGTATCACATTTACGAGCAATGTTTTCTGATCCTGGCACTGTACCTCTATCACATACTAACGTTTCTTTTTCAGACTTACGGCAag ttaatgAACCTTTAGTGAAAAGAGAAGATTGGACTATGTGTACACGATGTGAAGCGTATCGGCCACCCCGAGCTCATCACTGTCGAATTTGTAAGCGCTGTATTAGACGAATGGATCATCATTGTCCatg gattaataattgtgttggagaaaaaaatcaaaagtattttgtccaatttcttttttttgtttgtattatttctgCATACACTATCATGTTAGTTATCATGTCATGGGTACGTGAATGCCGGCAGTGCAAACTATATGATATGGATACAAGACAAACACAAGT attacattcagtaattttaataatggaaaGTGCTCTTTTTGGTATGTTTGTTATTGCAATTTTGTATGATCAAATGGATGCTATTTATAGTGATCAGACAACAATTGAACAAACAGTCTATAAACGTCCAAATCCATTACATAGATATATCTTTTCTGTTATTTGTCGTTGGCCAAAAATATCTAGATCtacatctaaaattaatattcgatctgtatga
- the LOC113553558 gene encoding palmitoyltransferase ZDHHC3-like isoform X2, which yields MMKLVNDPCGIFCILFTYTSIIYADYVVIQWVVLHTMQDSLWAPFHIVLFNTFLLLLTVSHLRAMFSDPGTVPLSHTNVSFSDLRQVKREDWTMCTRCEAYRPPRAHHCRICKRCIRRMDHHCPWINNCVGEKNQKYFVQFLFFVCIISAYTIMLVIMSWVRECRQCKLYDMDTRQTQVLHSVILIMESALFGMFVIAILYDQMDAIYSDQTTIEQTVYKRPNPLHRYIFSVICRWPKISRSTSKINIRSV from the exons ATGATGAAATTAGTTAATGATCCTTGTggtatattttgcatattattcaCCTATACTTCAATCATATACGCTGACTATGTAGTAATACAATGGGTTGTTTTGCACACTATGCAAGacag CTTATGGGCTCCATTTCACATAGTGCTTTTCAATACATTTCTTTTGCTATTGACAGTATCACATTTACGAGCAATGTTTTCTGATCCTGGCACTGTACCTCTATCACATACTAACGTTTCTTTTTCAGACTTACGGCAag TGAAAAGAGAAGATTGGACTATGTGTACACGATGTGAAGCGTATCGGCCACCCCGAGCTCATCACTGTCGAATTTGTAAGCGCTGTATTAGACGAATGGATCATCATTGTCCatg gattaataattgtgttggagaaaaaaatcaaaagtattttgtccaatttcttttttttgtttgtattatttctgCATACACTATCATGTTAGTTATCATGTCATGGGTACGTGAATGCCGGCAGTGCAAACTATATGATATGGATACAAGACAAACACAAGT attacattcagtaattttaataatggaaaGTGCTCTTTTTGGTATGTTTGTTATTGCAATTTTGTATGATCAAATGGATGCTATTTATAGTGATCAGACAACAATTGAACAAACAGTCTATAAACGTCCAAATCCATTACATAGATATATCTTTTCTGTTATTTGTCGTTGGCCAAAAATATCTAGATCtacatctaaaattaatattcgatctgtatga